In Mycolicibacterium phocaicum, one DNA window encodes the following:
- a CDS encoding AAA family ATPase, with protein MSTPARSVPLFADIDDVAKRLAETGYLPDTATATAVFLADRLGKPLLIEGPAGVGKTELARAIAQCTGSELVRLQCYEGVDEARALYEWNHAKQILRIQSGQQSGDWDQTKMDVFSEEFLLSRPLLTAIRRTEPTVLLIDETDKADIEIEGLLLEILSDFAVTVPELGTIKAQQTPLVVLTSNATRELSEALKRRCLFLHIDFPDPDLERRILLSRVPELPEKIADELVRIIGVLRGMQLKKLPSVAETIDWGRTVLALGMDTLDDAMIAATLGVVLKHQSDQQRAAGELKLN; from the coding sequence TTGAGTACACCCGCTCGTTCGGTGCCGCTGTTCGCGGATATCGATGACGTCGCCAAGAGGCTCGCCGAAACCGGATATCTGCCCGACACCGCAACGGCCACAGCGGTTTTCCTGGCCGACCGGCTGGGTAAACCGCTGCTGATCGAAGGGCCGGCGGGCGTCGGCAAGACCGAACTGGCGCGGGCCATCGCCCAGTGCACCGGTTCGGAGCTCGTGCGGCTGCAGTGCTACGAGGGCGTCGACGAGGCCCGTGCGCTGTACGAGTGGAATCACGCCAAGCAGATCCTCCGGATTCAGTCCGGTCAGCAGTCTGGCGACTGGGACCAGACCAAGATGGACGTCTTCAGCGAGGAATTCCTGCTGAGCCGCCCGCTGCTGACGGCAATCCGCCGCACCGAGCCCACCGTGCTGCTGATCGACGAGACCGACAAGGCCGACATCGAGATCGAAGGCCTGCTGCTGGAGATCCTGTCCGACTTCGCCGTCACCGTGCCCGAACTCGGCACGATCAAGGCGCAGCAGACGCCGCTGGTGGTGCTGACCTCGAACGCCACGCGCGAGCTGTCCGAGGCGCTCAAGCGGCGCTGCCTGTTCCTGCACATCGATTTCCCCGACCCCGATCTGGAGCGGCGCATCCTGCTGTCCCGGGTGCCCGAGCTGCCGGAGAAGATCGCCGACGAGCTGGTCCGCATCATCGGGGTGCTGCGCGGCATGCAGCTCAAGAAGTTGCCGTCGGTCGCCGAGACCATCGACTGGGGCCGCACGGTCCTGGCGCTGGGTATGGACACCCTCGACGACGCGATGATCGCCGCCACGCTGGGCGTGGTGCTCAAGCACCAGTCCGACCAGCAGCGCGCTGCCGGTGAGCTGAAGCTGAACTAG
- a CDS encoding glutamate-5-semialdehyde dehydrogenase has product MSVHAATDTDLRQQVHDAARRARVASRVLATLTTQAKNRALHAAADAVLAAADAVLAANAEDIETARAAGTAEAMIDRLALNPQRLDGIAAGLRQVAGLPDPVGEVLRGSTLPNGLQLRQQRVPLGVVGMVYESRPNVTVDAFGLALKSGNAALLRGSSSAVRSNEALVTALRAALAAEGLPEDAVQLLPSEDRASVTHLIQARGLVDVVIPRGGAGLIDAVVRDATVPTIETGVGNCHVYVHEAADLDMAESILLNSKTRRPSVCNSAETLLVDRAIADTALPRLVTALQDAGVTVHLDPSEDELRAEFLSLDMAVAVVDGVDGAIAHVNEYGTGHTEAIVTTNLAAAQRFSEQVDAAAVMVNASTAFTDGEQFGFGAEIGISTQKLHARGPMGLPELTSTKWIVWGDGQTRPV; this is encoded by the coding sequence ATGAGTGTGCACGCAGCTACGGACACCGATCTTCGCCAGCAGGTGCATGACGCCGCCCGGCGGGCCCGCGTCGCGTCGCGCGTGCTGGCGACACTGACCACTCAAGCCAAGAACCGCGCGCTGCACGCCGCCGCAGATGCCGTACTGGCCGCCGCGGACGCGGTGCTCGCCGCCAATGCCGAGGACATCGAGACCGCGCGCGCCGCGGGTACCGCCGAGGCGATGATCGACCGGCTGGCCCTGAACCCGCAACGGCTCGACGGCATCGCCGCCGGATTGCGGCAGGTCGCGGGGCTGCCGGACCCCGTCGGTGAGGTGCTGCGCGGCAGCACGCTGCCCAACGGCCTGCAGCTCCGTCAGCAGCGGGTACCGCTGGGCGTCGTTGGCATGGTCTACGAGAGCCGGCCCAACGTGACGGTCGACGCCTTCGGCCTCGCCCTCAAGTCGGGCAACGCGGCGCTGCTGCGCGGCAGCTCGTCGGCGGTCCGGTCGAACGAGGCTCTGGTCACCGCGCTGCGGGCGGCCCTGGCGGCCGAGGGGCTGCCCGAGGACGCGGTGCAGCTGCTGCCCAGCGAGGACCGCGCCAGCGTCACTCACCTCATCCAGGCTCGCGGTCTGGTCGACGTGGTGATCCCGCGCGGCGGTGCCGGCCTGATCGACGCCGTGGTGCGCGACGCCACCGTGCCGACCATCGAGACGGGCGTCGGCAACTGCCACGTCTACGTCCACGAAGCCGCTGATCTCGACATGGCCGAGAGCATCCTGCTGAACTCCAAGACCCGCCGCCCCAGCGTGTGCAATTCGGCCGAGACCCTGCTGGTGGACCGGGCCATAGCCGACACCGCGCTGCCGCGGCTGGTGACCGCGCTGCAGGACGCCGGGGTGACGGTGCACCTGGACCCGAGCGAGGACGAGCTGCGCGCCGAGTTCCTGTCGCTGGACATGGCGGTGGCCGTGGTCGACGGGGTCGACGGCGCCATCGCGCACGTCAACGAGTACGGCACCGGGCACACCGAGGCCATCGTCACCACCAATCTTGCTGCGGCCCAGCGGTTCTCCGAACAGGTGGACGCCGCCGCGGTGATGGTCAACGCGTCGACGGCCTTCACCGACGGTGAGCAGTTCGGCTTCGGCGCCGAGATCGGCATCTCGACCCAGAAGCTGCACGCGCGCGGTCCGATGGGGCTGCCGGAACTGACATCCACCAAATGGATCGTGTGGGGCGACGGCCAGACCCGGCCTGTGTAA
- a CDS encoding PfkB family carbohydrate kinase, which produces MTRITVVGSVNMDLVFGLADLPRPGQTVLASALHSEPGGKGGNQAVAAARAGADVQLVAALGADAAGDVLRKHLQDNGVGLVGAVSLPVPSGTAAIMVGDNAENMIVVAAGANAHLTLDSAHVRAVVADCDVLLLQLEIPTATALAAARLAKDSGATVVLNASPPGADPHVLGELAGVTDVVIVNETEAAQWHWAVPHLVITRGADGAVHRTPAGETSVAAPAVEAIDTTGAGDVFAGVLAAGWTADPAHALRRAVTAGALATLVPGAGNCAPRDEAIEDALESGVDN; this is translated from the coding sequence GTGACTCGGATCACCGTCGTGGGCAGCGTCAACATGGATCTGGTGTTCGGCCTCGCCGACCTGCCGCGACCGGGGCAGACGGTGCTGGCGTCGGCGCTGCATTCCGAGCCCGGCGGCAAGGGCGGCAATCAGGCCGTGGCCGCGGCACGGGCGGGTGCCGATGTGCAGTTGGTCGCCGCGCTCGGGGCCGACGCCGCCGGCGATGTGTTGCGAAAGCATCTGCAGGACAACGGTGTCGGCCTGGTCGGCGCAGTCAGCCTGCCGGTCCCCAGCGGCACCGCGGCCATCATGGTCGGCGACAACGCCGAGAACATGATCGTGGTGGCGGCGGGCGCCAACGCGCACCTGACCCTGGACTCCGCGCACGTTCGCGCGGTCGTCGCCGACTGCGATGTGCTGTTGCTGCAGCTGGAGATCCCAACGGCCACCGCGTTGGCGGCGGCGCGGCTGGCGAAGGACAGTGGTGCCACGGTGGTGCTCAACGCCTCGCCGCCCGGCGCCGATCCGCACGTGCTCGGCGAGCTGGCCGGCGTCACCGACGTGGTGATCGTCAACGAAACCGAAGCGGCCCAATGGCATTGGGCCGTCCCGCATCTGGTCATCACGCGCGGCGCCGACGGGGCGGTGCACCGCACGCCCGCGGGTGAGACGTCCGTCGCGGCACCCGCGGTCGAGGCGATCGACACCACGGGCGCCGGTGACGTCTTCGCCGGCGTCCTGGCCGCGGGTTGGACCGCGGACCCCGCCCATGCGCTCCGGCGGGCGGTGACGGCGGGTGCGCTGGCGACCCTGGTTCCCGGTGCCGGCAACTGCGCACCGCGTGACGAGGCCATCGAGGACGCGCTGGAGAGCGGCGTGGACAACTGA
- a CDS encoding DUF2306 domain-containing protein, producing MDGHKGIAVSRRFFVLTIAIAAIYVPLALNYTWPLFTPGLSRWQDVVNSAINGDGYALGNGSVESVRHGAYAEHRVVLMVHTTLAGLALTLGLFQFSSRLRTRWPAVHRWIGRGYLALMSVSMLTALVFLYLTPPAQHFIGPAFETQLRALAIGTLGSAWYAVYAIRRRDVITHQAWMTYGIALMMTAPLLRVIWIGIQPLIPQHDLLTNIGVGSIILGVAAPGSAVFAFMLTKQATPEAGVRSVPTWTYGAAVALAVVGSLAYTALVLRLPAPIPHGLVLFHLVPAWITIAIAARGVVRARTAGDAARERQWRWLLWGFAAAPTAASLYAQIVPPAFTTADAVLAGGMDGPVIPITVAFALVVHAAARSQRRTDDDLDEPNVLAAA from the coding sequence ATGGACGGCCACAAGGGAATCGCGGTGTCACGGCGATTCTTCGTGCTCACGATCGCCATCGCCGCCATCTATGTGCCGCTCGCACTCAATTACACCTGGCCACTTTTCACGCCCGGCTTGTCGCGTTGGCAGGACGTCGTAAACTCCGCGATCAACGGCGATGGCTACGCCCTCGGAAACGGGTCGGTCGAATCGGTTCGTCATGGCGCCTACGCCGAGCATCGCGTGGTCCTCATGGTGCACACCACCCTGGCCGGACTTGCCTTGACGCTCGGGCTGTTTCAGTTCTCGTCACGACTGCGCACCCGCTGGCCGGCCGTACACCGCTGGATCGGCCGCGGCTATCTCGCACTGATGTCCGTCAGCATGCTGACCGCGTTGGTGTTCCTATACCTCACGCCGCCGGCACAGCATTTCATCGGGCCGGCATTCGAAACGCAGTTGCGCGCCTTGGCAATCGGCACGCTCGGCAGCGCGTGGTACGCGGTCTACGCGATCCGCCGCCGCGACGTGATCACACACCAGGCCTGGATGACCTACGGCATTGCTCTCATGATGACGGCGCCGTTGCTGCGCGTCATCTGGATCGGGATACAACCGCTTATCCCGCAACACGATCTGCTGACCAACATCGGCGTGGGTTCCATCATCCTCGGTGTCGCCGCGCCCGGTAGCGCGGTGTTCGCGTTCATGCTGACCAAGCAGGCGACGCCGGAGGCCGGCGTTCGTTCCGTCCCGACGTGGACGTACGGTGCGGCGGTCGCGTTGGCCGTTGTCGGCTCGCTGGCCTACACCGCGCTGGTCCTCCGATTGCCGGCGCCGATCCCGCACGGCCTCGTGCTTTTTCATCTGGTGCCCGCCTGGATCACCATCGCGATCGCCGCGCGCGGGGTGGTCCGTGCGCGCACCGCGGGCGACGCGGCACGCGAACGGCAGTGGCGCTGGCTCCTGTGGGGTTTCGCCGCCGCGCCCACCGCTGCGAGCTTGTACGCGCAGATCGTGCCGCCCGCCTTCACCACGGCCGACGCCGTCCTCGCCGGCGGCATGGACGGCCCGGTCATCCCGATCACCGTCGCCTTCGCGTTGGTGGTGCATGCGGCCGCGCGGTCGCAGCGTCGGACCGACGACGACCTCGATGAGCCGAACGTGCTGGCCGCCGCCTGA
- a CDS encoding HNH endonuclease signature motif containing protein — MFESLVIATREADDGALVDMMTSATRTEAQHAGRRLAAIAELTHRRCTDHEDRDLWACDGWDAAAAEIGAALTINRWQAASQMQLALALRDRLPEVGALLAAGDLPLQLVTQICWHTEHVQDPATLALIDVAMAGSAREWGPLSKADTMAQIDSWIEKFDPAAVRRTRGAVRGRDVEFGKPGDPAGVTSVWALLLATDAELLKRTLTAMAHEVCPDDPRSLAQRRADALGVLAVRGDRLPCHCGRPDCPAAGADPRAAAVSIHVLTDAAPEPISDAHLDTPETAADAAPVTADTPVAEAHAPSPEPAPVVDQTAVGFLLGGSVIPAVLLSDLAARGATVKNVETPEFPADGQPHYRPSSALDHYIRMRDITCMHPGCDQPAVNADLDHTIAWPAGATHPGNLTPKCRKHHLLKTFYSGATGWRTRQQPDGTIVWTAPTGHTYTTVPGSRILFPDKHFPTPAPPPSAAATTSDQPGRDLMMPTRRRTRAADRTRRIRHERTLNWAELLESAPTTDAKLQLAQQLINGDSSPPF; from the coding sequence ATGTTCGAATCGTTGGTCATCGCGACCCGGGAAGCCGACGACGGCGCCCTGGTCGACATGATGACCAGCGCCACCCGCACCGAAGCCCAGCACGCCGGCCGCCGCCTGGCCGCCATCGCCGAACTGACTCACCGCCGCTGCACCGACCACGAGGACCGCGACCTATGGGCGTGCGACGGTTGGGATGCCGCTGCCGCCGAGATCGGCGCCGCGCTGACCATCAACCGCTGGCAAGCCGCCAGCCAGATGCAGCTCGCTCTGGCCCTGCGCGACCGCCTCCCCGAAGTCGGCGCCCTCCTGGCCGCCGGAGATCTGCCCCTACAGCTGGTGACCCAGATCTGCTGGCACACCGAACACGTCCAGGACCCGGCCACGCTCGCCCTCATCGACGTCGCCATGGCGGGCTCCGCGCGCGAATGGGGACCCCTGTCCAAAGCCGACACCATGGCACAGATCGACAGCTGGATCGAAAAGTTCGACCCCGCCGCCGTGCGCCGCACCCGAGGCGCCGTCCGCGGCCGCGACGTCGAGTTCGGCAAGCCCGGCGACCCAGCAGGGGTCACGTCCGTCTGGGCCCTGCTGCTGGCCACGGACGCCGAACTGCTCAAGCGCACCCTCACCGCCATGGCCCACGAAGTCTGCCCCGACGATCCCCGCAGCCTCGCCCAGCGCCGCGCCGACGCGCTGGGTGTCCTGGCCGTTCGTGGCGACCGCCTCCCGTGCCATTGCGGCCGGCCCGATTGCCCCGCCGCCGGCGCCGATCCCCGCGCCGCCGCCGTCAGCATCCACGTCCTCACCGATGCGGCACCCGAACCGATCAGTGACGCGCACCTCGACACCCCCGAAACCGCCGCAGACGCCGCACCGGTCACTGCCGATACACCCGTCGCCGAGGCCCACGCCCCGTCACCCGAACCCGCCCCCGTCGTCGACCAGACGGCGGTCGGATTCCTGCTCGGTGGATCCGTAATCCCCGCCGTCCTACTGTCGGACCTCGCGGCCCGCGGCGCCACTGTGAAAAATGTTGAAACACCAGAGTTCCCGGCCGACGGGCAACCCCACTACCGGCCGTCGTCCGCGCTCGACCATTACATCCGGATGCGGGACATCACCTGCATGCACCCCGGCTGCGACCAACCCGCCGTCAACGCCGACCTCGACCACACCATCGCGTGGCCGGCCGGAGCGACCCACCCGGGCAATCTCACCCCCAAATGCCGCAAACACCACCTGCTCAAAACCTTCTACAGCGGCGCGACCGGATGGCGCACCCGCCAACAGCCCGACGGCACCATAGTCTGGACCGCACCCACCGGGCACACATACACCACCGTGCCTGGTAGCCGAATCCTGTTCCCCGACAAACACTTCCCCACCCCGGCTCCACCACCATCGGCTGCGGCAACCACCAGCGACCAACCCGGCCGCGACCTCATGATGCCCACCCGCCGCCGCACCCGAGCAGCAGACCGCACCCGGCGCATCCGGCACGAACGCACACTCAACTGGGCCGAGCTGCTGGAGTCCGCACCGACCACCGACGCCAAACTCCAACTCGCCCAACAACTCATCAACGGCGACAGCTCCCCACCCTTCTGA
- a CDS encoding NAD(+) synthase, with translation MDFYSAYRHGFVRVAACTHHTALADPAANAESVLRLARECHDDAVALAVFPELTLSGYSIEDILLSDTLLESTTEALATIVEASAELLPVLVVGAPLRYRHRIYNTAVVIHRGAILGVVPKSYLPTYREFYESRQIAAGDDVEGTIRLNGVDVPFGPDLLFAADDLPNFVLHVEICEDMWVPVPPSATAALAGATVLANLSGSPITIGRADDRKLLARSASSRCLAAYVYAAAGEGESTTDLAWDGQTMIYENGVLLAESERFPRGERRSVADVDTELLASERLRMGTFDDNRRTFTDRTSGFRRIGFTLSPPAGDIGLLREVERFPFVPADPARLQQDCYEAYNIQVSGLEQRLRALNFPTVVIGVSGGLDSTHALIVAAKAMDREGRPRSDILAFTMPGFATGDHTKNNATALAKALGVTFSELDIRDTARLMLAEMGHPFARGEAVYDVTFENVQAGLRTDFLFRLANQRGGIVLGTGDLSELGLGWSTYGVGDQMSHYNVNGGVPKTLIQHLIRWVISSGQFNSDVNDVLQSVLDTEITPELVPAADGEAVQSSQAKVGPYALQDFSLFQVLRYGFRPSKIAFLSWHAWRDADAGDWPAGFPDDEHVAYSLADIRHWLKVFVQRFYSFSQFKRSALPNGPKVSAGGALSPRGDWRAPSDMSARIWLDEIERNVPES, from the coding sequence GTGGACTTCTACTCCGCCTACCGGCACGGATTCGTCCGCGTGGCTGCATGCACGCACCACACCGCGCTCGCGGACCCGGCGGCCAACGCCGAGTCGGTGCTGCGCCTGGCCCGGGAGTGCCACGACGACGCCGTCGCGCTGGCGGTGTTCCCCGAACTGACCCTGTCGGGGTACTCGATCGAGGACATCCTGCTGTCGGACACGCTGCTGGAGTCGACGACCGAGGCGCTGGCGACCATCGTCGAGGCGTCCGCCGAGCTACTGCCGGTGCTGGTGGTCGGTGCGCCGCTGCGGTACCGGCACCGGATCTACAACACGGCGGTGGTCATCCACCGCGGCGCGATCCTGGGCGTGGTGCCCAAGTCGTACCTGCCGACCTACCGCGAGTTCTACGAATCCCGTCAGATCGCGGCCGGTGATGATGTCGAGGGGACCATCCGGCTGAACGGGGTCGACGTGCCGTTCGGCCCCGACCTGTTGTTCGCCGCCGACGATCTGCCGAATTTCGTGCTGCATGTGGAGATCTGCGAGGACATGTGGGTGCCGGTGCCGCCGAGTGCGACGGCCGCGCTGGCCGGTGCGACGGTGCTGGCGAACTTGTCCGGCAGCCCGATCACCATCGGCCGGGCCGACGACCGCAAGCTGCTGGCCCGGTCGGCGTCGTCGCGATGCCTGGCGGCGTACGTCTACGCGGCCGCGGGAGAGGGCGAGTCCACGACGGATCTGGCGTGGGATGGCCAGACCATGATCTACGAAAACGGTGTGCTGCTGGCCGAATCCGAGCGGTTTCCGCGCGGGGAGCGACGCTCGGTCGCCGACGTCGACACCGAGTTGCTGGCTTCCGAGCGGCTGCGGATGGGCACGTTCGACGACAACCGGCGCACCTTCACAGACCGGACGTCGGGCTTCCGCCGGATCGGGTTCACGCTGTCGCCGCCGGCCGGCGATATCGGTCTGCTGCGCGAGGTCGAGCGGTTCCCGTTCGTGCCCGCGGATCCGGCTCGGCTGCAACAGGATTGCTACGAGGCGTACAACATCCAGGTGTCCGGTCTGGAACAGCGGCTGCGGGCGCTGAACTTCCCGACGGTGGTGATCGGCGTGTCCGGCGGGCTGGATTCCACGCACGCGCTGATCGTCGCGGCCAAGGCGATGGACCGCGAGGGCCGGCCCCGCAGCGACATCCTGGCCTTCACCATGCCTGGTTTCGCGACGGGCGACCACACCAAGAACAACGCGACGGCACTGGCCAAGGCGCTCGGAGTCACGTTCTCCGAGTTGGATATTCGTGACACCGCGCGGCTGATGCTGGCCGAGATGGGGCACCCGTTCGCCCGCGGCGAGGCCGTGTACGACGTGACGTTCGAGAACGTGCAGGCCGGGCTGCGGACCGACTTCCTGTTCCGGTTGGCCAACCAGCGTGGCGGCATCGTGCTGGGTACCGGCGACCTGTCCGAGCTCGGCCTGGGCTGGTCCACCTATGGCGTCGGCGACCAGATGTCCCACTACAACGTCAACGGCGGGGTGCCGAAAACCCTGATCCAGCATCTGATCAGGTGGGTGATCTCCTCAGGTCAGTTCAACAGCGACGTCAACGACGTGTTGCAGTCGGTGCTCGACACCGAGATCACCCCGGAACTGGTTCCGGCGGCCGACGGCGAGGCAGTGCAGAGCAGCCAGGCCAAGGTGGGACCGTATGCCTTGCAGGATTTTTCGCTGTTCCAGGTGTTGCGGTACGGCTTCCGGCCATCGAAGATCGCGTTCCTGTCCTGGCATGCCTGGCGCGACGCCGATGCCGGTGACTGGCCGGCCGGCTTCCCGGACGACGAGCACGTGGCGTACTCGCTGGCCGACATCCGGCACTGGCTGAAAGTGTTCGTCCAGAGGTTCTACTCGTTCAGCCAGTTCAAGCGGTCGGCGCTGCCGAACGGCCCGAAGGTGTCCGCCGGTGGCGCGCTGTCCCCGCGCGGGGACTGGCGCGCCCCGTCGGACATGTCGGCACGCATCTGGCTCGACGAGATCGAGCGCAACGTTCCGGAGTCCTGA
- a CDS encoding NAD-dependent protein deacetylase — protein MQAPELVNLLADRRLAVLTGAGISTDSGIPDYRGPDSPPSNPMTIQQFLSGPAFRQRYWARNHIGWRHMAARRPNAGHRAVAALERAGLVTGVITQNVDLLHTKAGSQTVVNLHGTYAQVVCLSCGHTMTRAALAVELERLNPGFTERAEVGSIGVAPDADATVEDTATFRYLDCPRCGGILKPDIVYFGDNVPKDRVQQAYALVDAADALVVAGSSLTVYSGYRFVRHAAAAGKPVAIINRGPTRGDDLATVKIDSGCSEILALLASELPAQNLSGCQ, from the coding sequence GTGCAGGCTCCTGAACTGGTCAATCTTCTGGCCGACCGGCGGCTCGCCGTGCTGACCGGCGCCGGCATCTCCACCGATTCGGGCATTCCGGACTATCGCGGGCCGGACTCGCCGCCGAGCAATCCGATGACCATCCAGCAGTTTCTGTCCGGTCCGGCATTCCGGCAGCGGTACTGGGCCCGCAATCACATCGGGTGGCGGCACATGGCTGCCCGCCGGCCCAACGCCGGCCACCGCGCCGTGGCCGCCCTGGAACGGGCCGGGCTGGTGACGGGCGTCATCACCCAGAACGTCGACCTGCTGCACACCAAGGCCGGCTCCCAGACGGTGGTGAATTTGCACGGCACCTACGCGCAGGTCGTCTGCCTGAGCTGCGGGCACACCATGACCCGCGCCGCGCTGGCCGTCGAGCTGGAGCGGCTCAATCCCGGGTTCACCGAACGCGCCGAAGTCGGCAGCATCGGCGTGGCACCCGACGCCGACGCGACGGTCGAGGACACCGCGACATTCCGGTACCTCGACTGTCCGCGCTGTGGCGGCATCCTCAAGCCCGACATCGTGTACTTCGGCGACAACGTGCCGAAAGACCGGGTGCAGCAGGCGTACGCCCTGGTCGACGCCGCCGACGCGCTGGTGGTCGCGGGCTCGTCGCTGACGGTGTACTCGGGCTACCGGTTCGTCCGGCACGCCGCCGCGGCCGGCAAGCCCGTCGCGATCATCAACCGCGGGCCCACCCGGGGCGACGACCTGGCCACGGTCAAGATCGACAGTGGCTGTTCGGAAATCCTCGCCCTGCTGGCCAGTGAATTGCCGGCTCAGAACCTGTCCGGGTGCCAGTAG
- a CDS encoding protoporphyrinogen/coproporphyrinogen oxidase yields MPTFLIVGAGPTGLGAAVRLTELGIDHVVVDAGDQVGGMATSVRDEQGFTWDLGGHVLHSHFAEFDRAVDASGVKMNDVARNGWVWLEGSGPQSLVPTPIQQQLAEMPTDLYPDAPLHNLADYYRNNFGGKLFDEFFGPYNYKMWTAPLEHIDHEWTSLRSGSAAPNVPRLGLAGSATGPAGSFPYPIGGTGALWQGVHDQMLAPETVRLNTQVVDVDVTRRIATLDDGSAVAYDHCVSSAPLTTAWGWLGGAGAEGTAERNSLCASRIYAVGLGYRGAAPEALADKTWLYCPDLAVPWYRATMLNNYDPANAGDGRWNVLCEVPLLPGQPLTADDAVRRTEESLRALGAESEYVVSRFVREVPMGYPVPTLGRDDIVRTVDERLRAHGIHSRGRFGGWRYESSNQDYGYLQGREAVDNALSGTPEDVYWHPDRF; encoded by the coding sequence GTGCCGACCTTTCTGATTGTCGGTGCCGGCCCGACGGGGCTGGGCGCTGCCGTCCGGCTGACCGAACTCGGCATCGACCACGTGGTGGTGGATGCCGGCGATCAGGTCGGTGGCATGGCCACGTCGGTCCGCGACGAACAGGGTTTCACCTGGGATCTTGGCGGCCACGTGCTGCACAGCCACTTCGCGGAGTTCGACCGCGCGGTCGATGCCTCGGGCGTGAAGATGAACGATGTCGCCCGCAACGGCTGGGTGTGGCTCGAGGGCAGCGGGCCGCAGAGTCTGGTGCCCACGCCCATCCAGCAGCAACTCGCCGAGATGCCGACCGACCTGTACCCGGACGCACCGCTGCACAACCTCGCCGACTATTACCGGAACAATTTCGGTGGCAAACTTTTTGACGAGTTTTTCGGCCCCTACAACTACAAGATGTGGACGGCCCCACTCGAGCACATCGACCACGAATGGACGTCGTTGCGCAGCGGCAGTGCCGCACCGAATGTGCCGCGTCTTGGCCTGGCCGGCTCGGCGACCGGACCCGCGGGCAGCTTTCCGTACCCGATCGGTGGCACCGGCGCCCTGTGGCAGGGCGTGCATGACCAGATGCTCGCGCCTGAGACGGTGCGACTGAACACGCAGGTGGTCGACGTCGATGTGACCAGGCGCATCGCCACGCTGGACGACGGCTCGGCCGTCGCGTACGACCACTGTGTCAGCTCGGCGCCGTTGACGACGGCCTGGGGCTGGCTCGGTGGCGCCGGCGCCGAAGGGACGGCCGAGCGAAACAGCTTGTGTGCCAGTCGCATCTATGCGGTCGGATTGGGGTACCGCGGTGCGGCGCCGGAGGCGCTGGCCGACAAGACCTGGCTGTACTGCCCGGACCTGGCCGTGCCGTGGTACCGGGCCACGATGCTCAACAACTACGATCCCGCCAACGCCGGCGACGGCCGCTGGAACGTGCTGTGCGAGGTGCCGCTGCTGCCCGGGCAGCCACTGACCGCCGACGACGCGGTGCGGCGCACCGAGGAATCACTGCGGGCGCTGGGCGCCGAGTCGGAGTACGTGGTGAGCCGGTTCGTGCGGGAAGTCCCGATGGGCTATCCGGTGCCGACCCTGGGCCGTGACGACATCGTGCGGACCGTCGACGAGCGGCTGCGCGCGCACGGCATCCACAGCCGGGGCCGCTTCGGTGGCTGGCGCTACGAGTCCTCGAATCAGGATTACGGCTACCTGCAGGGCCGCGAGGCCGTGGACAACGCGTTGTCCGGCACGCCCGAGGACGTCTACTGGCACCCGGACAGGTTCTGA
- a CDS encoding PIG-L deacetylase family protein, with protein MARQSVLAVGAHPDDIELGCGGALAKHVAAGDRVTMLVVTRGEEGPGDSQERVREQLRAVEVLGVHELLWGQGFGDCRVSLQEFELVHLIEDAIEKSSATIVYTHTANDSHQDHRVVSRCTLGAARWVSSIMTYGGPSAIGFNPTAFVDISDSLDKKIEALMSHVSQAEASEKVSASWVRSSAEHYGFLCRRTFAEGFEPARLVVDF; from the coding sequence ATGGCGAGACAGTCCGTGCTGGCGGTCGGCGCGCATCCCGATGACATCGAACTGGGCTGCGGCGGTGCGCTGGCAAAGCATGTGGCGGCCGGTGACCGGGTCACCATGCTGGTGGTCACCCGCGGCGAGGAGGGGCCGGGTGACTCGCAGGAGCGGGTGCGTGAGCAACTCCGTGCGGTGGAGGTGCTCGGCGTCCACGAACTGCTGTGGGGCCAGGGTTTCGGTGATTGCCGCGTTTCGCTGCAGGAGTTCGAGCTGGTGCACCTGATCGAAGATGCGATCGAAAAGTCTTCAGCCACAATCGTTTACACCCACACTGCCAATGACAGCCACCAGGACCATCGGGTGGTTTCCCGCTGTACGCTCGGTGCCGCGCGATGGGTGTCGTCGATCATGACCTACGGCGGACCGTCGGCCATCGGCTTCAACCCGACGGCGTTCGTCGACATCTCCGACTCCTTGGACAAGAAGATCGAAGCCCTGATGTCGCACGTGTCGCAGGCCGAGGCCAGCGAAAAGGTCAGTGCCTCCTGGGTGCGCAGTTCTGCCGAGCACTACGGCTTCCTGTGCCGCAGGACGTTCGCCGAGGGATTCGAACCGGCCCGACTGGTCGTTGATTTCTGA